One Pseudodesulfovibrio cashew DNA window includes the following coding sequences:
- a CDS encoding AMP-binding protein, translating into MSALREITLGQLLDETVANNPDTEAVVYVDRDFRLTYREFGELVDTVAKGLMALGVKKGEKVAVWANNVPYWVTLQFATAKIGAVMLTVNTHYRSHELKYLLENSETENLFLIGEYRDHDYLNTVYELIPELKVQERGRLKTNKFPKLKRVFYLGHEKHRGLYSIPELQAMASMVSDEEYKARQDELDPHDVVNMQYTSGTTGFPKGVQLTHYNIANNGYWIGKNQNFQPGERLCLTVPLFHCFGCVLGVLACINHGVTMVILEDFVPLDVMLAIDQEKCTAVYGVPTMYIAILDHPMFERFNYSSLRTGIMAGSPCPVEVMKRVMDKMNMKEITICYGLTESSPVMSQTKIGDTIRQMTETVGAAMPEVELRITDPETGKECPVGTVGEICCRGYNVMKGYYNNPKGTAEAIDEDGWLHSGDLGVMDEDGYLTVTGRLKDMIIRGGENIYPREIEEFLYTMDGVLDVQVAGVPSAKFGEEVGAFIILKDGADVTAEDVIDFCRGSISRYKIPKYVAFVSEYPMTASGKIQKYKLRDMAHEMWPDA; encoded by the coding sequence ATGTCTGCACTCCGCGAAATCACCCTCGGACAACTGCTGGACGAAACCGTCGCCAACAACCCGGACACCGAGGCCGTGGTCTATGTGGACCGCGACTTCCGGCTGACTTACCGGGAGTTCGGCGAACTGGTGGACACCGTGGCCAAGGGGCTCATGGCCCTGGGCGTGAAAAAGGGCGAAAAGGTGGCCGTCTGGGCCAACAACGTCCCCTATTGGGTGACCCTGCAATTCGCCACCGCCAAGATCGGCGCGGTCATGCTCACGGTCAACACCCACTACCGCTCCCACGAGCTCAAGTACCTGCTGGAGAACTCGGAAACCGAGAACCTCTTCCTCATAGGCGAGTATCGTGACCACGACTATCTGAACACCGTCTACGAGCTGATCCCCGAACTCAAGGTTCAGGAACGGGGCAGGCTCAAGACCAACAAGTTCCCCAAGCTCAAGCGGGTCTTCTACCTCGGCCACGAGAAGCATCGCGGCCTGTACTCCATCCCCGAGCTTCAGGCCATGGCTTCCATGGTCTCGGACGAGGAGTACAAGGCCCGCCAGGACGAGCTCGACCCGCACGACGTGGTCAACATGCAGTACACCTCGGGTACCACCGGGTTCCCCAAGGGCGTACAGCTCACCCATTACAACATCGCCAACAACGGCTACTGGATCGGCAAGAACCAGAACTTCCAGCCCGGCGAACGGCTCTGCCTGACCGTGCCGCTCTTCCACTGCTTCGGCTGCGTGCTCGGCGTGCTCGCCTGCATCAACCACGGCGTGACCATGGTCATCCTGGAGGACTTCGTGCCGCTGGACGTCATGCTCGCCATCGACCAGGAAAAATGCACTGCGGTCTACGGCGTGCCGACCATGTACATCGCCATCCTCGACCATCCCATGTTCGAGCGCTTCAACTACTCCTCCCTGCGCACCGGCATCATGGCCGGTTCGCCCTGTCCGGTTGAGGTCATGAAGCGGGTCATGGACAAGATGAACATGAAAGAGATCACCATCTGCTACGGCCTGACCGAGTCCAGCCCGGTCATGTCCCAGACCAAGATCGGGGACACCATCCGGCAGATGACCGAAACCGTGGGCGCCGCCATGCCCGAAGTGGAACTCCGCATCACCGACCCCGAGACAGGCAAGGAATGTCCCGTGGGCACCGTGGGCGAGATCTGCTGCCGGGGCTACAATGTCATGAAGGGGTACTACAACAACCCCAAGGGAACCGCCGAAGCCATCGACGAAGACGGCTGGCTGCACTCCGGCGACCTCGGCGTCATGGACGAGGACGGATATCTCACCGTCACGGGGCGGCTCAAGGACATGATCATCCGCGGCGGCGAGAATATCTATCCCCGCGAGATCGAGGAGTTCCTGTACACCATGGACGGCGTCCTGGACGTGCAGGTGGCGGGCGTGCCCAGCGCCAAGTTCGGCGAAGAGGTCGGCGCGTTCATCATCCTCAAGGATGGTGCGGACGTGACCGCCGAGGACGTGATCGACTTCTGCCGAGGCAGTATCTCCCGCTACAAGATCCCCAAGTACGTGGCCTTTGTCTCCGAGTACCCCATGACGGCCTCGGGCAAGATCCAGAAGTACAAGCTGCGCGACATGGCCCACGAGATGTGGCCGGACGCGTAG
- a CDS encoding helix-turn-helix domain-containing protein, with protein MEQYKDIAPRLIGVREGIGWTVEEMADLLGVSAEKVTQYESGTEEIPVGYLLDVSRLCRVDLTTLISGREPHLKSYSLVRKSEGFSVDRRKDYDYKSLGYKFAGREMEPFLITVPPKSGDDMAETSHRGQEFIYVLEGRLEVRLAGEPLIVEAGDSLYFNSETPHALRGLDGKDVKFLDVIL; from the coding sequence ATGGAACAGTACAAGGATATCGCGCCCCGCCTGATCGGCGTGCGCGAAGGCATCGGCTGGACAGTGGAGGAAATGGCCGACCTGCTCGGCGTGTCCGCTGAGAAGGTGACCCAATACGAGTCCGGGACCGAAGAAATTCCGGTGGGCTACCTGCTGGACGTCTCCCGGCTCTGCCGGGTGGACCTGACCACCCTTATCTCCGGGCGTGAACCCCACCTCAAGTCCTACTCCCTGGTGCGCAAGAGCGAAGGATTCTCTGTGGACCGGCGCAAGGACTACGACTACAAGTCCCTGGGCTACAAGTTCGCGGGCCGCGAGATGGAGCCCTTCCTGATCACCGTGCCGCCCAAGTCCGGCGATGACATGGCCGAGACCAGCCACCGGGGCCAGGAGTTCATCTACGTCCTCGAAGGACGGCTGGAAGTCCGCCTGGCGGGCGAACCGCTCATCGTCGAAGCCGGAGACTCCCTCTATTTCAACTCGGAAACGCCCCACGCCCTGCGCGGCCTGGACGGCAAGGACGTCAAGTTCCTCGACGTGATTCTATAG
- a CDS encoding AMP-binding protein: MLVKEQYDNYEDFCRRYKPEAPANFNFAYDFLDKADPDKLALVHLDDDGNRREFTYGFFQERSARLANALMAKGVKKGDRVMLVLYRRVEYWTVMLAMHRIGALPIPSPSLLTRKDITQRVNYAGISAIICEDSICERVDEAKGDCEGLKIFVQVDGETNDGWLGYEALLAEGDASCPRTDATPCGSDPMVIFFSSGTTGLPKMVMHTFDYPCSHFTTGAHWHDLEDGDLHLTLSDTGWAKSVWGKFYGQWMAGGAVFVWDFRGKFEPAELLRIMAENKITTFCAPPTVYRFLVREELTKYDLSGLRHCTTAGELLNDSVFHAWQKAFDMPIYEGYGQTETTLQVGTFKFMTPKPGSIGKPVPGWDIALLDEEGNEVPQGEEGEICIRIDKPVLGLFDSYMDEPEKTAAVKFDGWYHTGDKAWADEDGYLWFMGRTDDLIKSSGYRIGPFEVESALVAHEAVIEAAVTGVPDDVRGQLVKATVVLAPGYEGNEELTKALQAFVRELTAPYKYPRIIEYVSELPKTISGKIKRKDIREADLKKMA, encoded by the coding sequence ATGCTCGTCAAGGAACAATACGACAACTACGAGGACTTCTGCCGCCGCTACAAACCCGAAGCGCCGGCCAACTTCAACTTCGCCTACGACTTTCTGGACAAGGCCGACCCGGACAAGCTCGCCCTTGTCCACCTGGACGACGACGGCAACCGCCGCGAGTTCACCTACGGCTTCTTTCAGGAGCGCTCTGCCAGGCTGGCCAACGCCCTCATGGCCAAGGGCGTCAAGAAGGGCGACCGGGTCATGCTCGTGCTCTACCGCCGCGTGGAGTACTGGACCGTCATGCTCGCCATGCACCGCATCGGCGCGCTGCCCATCCCCTCCCCGTCCCTGCTGACCAGAAAGGACATCACCCAGCGCGTCAACTACGCGGGCATCTCCGCCATCATCTGCGAAGACTCCATCTGCGAACGCGTGGATGAGGCCAAGGGCGACTGCGAGGGACTGAAGATCTTCGTCCAGGTAGACGGTGAGACCAACGACGGCTGGCTCGGCTACGAAGCCCTGCTGGCCGAAGGGGACGCCTCCTGCCCGCGCACGGACGCCACCCCCTGCGGCAGTGATCCCATGGTCATCTTCTTCTCGTCCGGCACCACCGGCCTGCCCAAGATGGTCATGCACACCTTCGACTACCCCTGCTCCCACTTCACCACGGGCGCGCACTGGCACGACCTGGAGGACGGCGACCTGCACCTGACCCTGTCCGACACGGGCTGGGCCAAGTCGGTCTGGGGCAAGTTCTACGGCCAGTGGATGGCCGGCGGCGCGGTCTTCGTCTGGGATTTCCGGGGCAAGTTCGAACCCGCCGAGCTGCTTCGGATCATGGCCGAAAACAAGATCACCACCTTCTGCGCCCCGCCCACGGTCTACCGCTTCCTGGTCCGCGAGGAGCTCACCAAGTACGACCTGTCCGGCCTGCGCCACTGCACCACGGCGGGCGAACTGCTCAACGACTCGGTCTTCCACGCCTGGCAAAAGGCCTTCGACATGCCCATCTACGAGGGCTATGGCCAGACCGAGACAACCCTCCAGGTGGGCACCTTCAAGTTCATGACTCCCAAGCCCGGCTCCATCGGCAAGCCCGTGCCCGGCTGGGATATCGCGCTCCTCGACGAAGAGGGCAACGAAGTGCCCCAGGGCGAGGAAGGCGAAATCTGCATCCGCATCGACAAGCCGGTCCTCGGCCTGTTCGACTCCTACATGGATGAGCCCGAGAAGACCGCCGCGGTCAAGTTCGACGGCTGGTACCACACCGGCGACAAGGCCTGGGCCGACGAGGACGGCTACCTCTGGTTCATGGGCCGCACCGACGACCTGATCAAGTCGTCCGGCTACCGCATCGGCCCCTTTGAGGTCGAGTCCGCCCTGGTCGCCCACGAGGCGGTCATCGAGGCGGCGGTCACCGGCGTGCCCGACGACGTGCGCGGCCAACTGGTCAAGGCCACCGTGGTCCTGGCCCCCGGCTACGAGGGCAACGAAGAGCTGACCAAGGCCCTCCAGGCCTTTGTCCGCGAGCTTACTGCGCCCTACAAGTACCCGCGCATCATCGAGTATGTGAGTGAGTTGCCCAAGACCATCTCCGGCAAGATCAAACGCAAGGACATCCGCGAGGCCGACCTGAAGAAAATGGCCTAA
- a CDS encoding flagellar hook protein FlgE, protein MGLGASLYSGITGLTVHSERMTVIGNNLANVNTTGFKGSRMYFEDLLSQDYATVNGVGQVGRGARVSSIYSDYGQGSFENSTESTDMAISGNGFFIVSPAGEEDTFYTRAGNFRFDSDGYLTDPHGYVLQGWEVEQSSTTVSTTSSNTSSSASSTRIIGVPTDIRLENFQSPPKATSSVSIVTNLDPSSPDNSVSSTNPYFAMFQNWDGSADTPLASTLYGYSTTLKVYDDIGTAHNLTFYFDQVALSNAGGDTVWEFMATVDPTADHRMLSGANGNTTSIGQGLTSAAGVLMIGTLTFTSGQLSGMSAYTLKSNGGAYGGVKDLDNWTLADFSTSGYPVMTANFLGKSNASTAEAVNASPIQVDFGLINKDLSSDGSGAISKGWDAALGTLPTTAAASQLSYISNSGWLPNFKSPSVSALATQSYDTGGSSTLFQSQDGYSAGILQNVSVNRDGILSGNYSNGQVLELYAITLATFTNQHGLRREGGNLFSQTNESGPALTGQAGSAGKGTIDGNALEMSNVDMATEFVRMITTQRGFQANTKVITTTDSMLGEVIAMKR, encoded by the coding sequence ATGGGTTTAGGAGCATCATTGTATTCGGGCATCACCGGCCTGACGGTGCATTCCGAAAGAATGACGGTCATCGGCAACAACCTCGCCAACGTCAACACCACCGGATTCAAGGGTTCGCGCATGTACTTCGAGGACCTGCTCAGCCAGGACTACGCCACGGTCAACGGCGTGGGCCAGGTGGGTCGCGGCGCGCGCGTGTCGTCCATTTATTCCGACTACGGCCAGGGGTCCTTCGAGAACTCCACCGAGTCCACGGACATGGCCATTTCGGGCAACGGATTTTTCATCGTCTCACCGGCGGGTGAGGAGGACACCTTCTACACCAGGGCGGGCAACTTCCGTTTCGACAGCGACGGCTACCTGACCGATCCCCACGGCTACGTGCTCCAGGGATGGGAAGTGGAGCAGTCCTCGACCACGGTGTCCACCACCAGCTCGAACACGTCGAGCTCCGCCTCTTCCACGCGCATCATCGGTGTGCCCACCGACATTCGCCTGGAGAATTTCCAGTCGCCGCCCAAGGCGACCAGCAGCGTGTCCATCGTTACCAACCTGGACCCGTCCTCCCCGGATAACTCGGTGTCCTCGACCAACCCGTACTTTGCCATGTTCCAGAATTGGGACGGCTCGGCCGACACTCCGCTGGCCTCCACCCTGTACGGGTATTCGACCACCCTGAAGGTCTATGATGACATCGGCACCGCCCACAACCTGACTTTCTACTTCGACCAGGTCGCCTTGAGCAACGCGGGCGGCGATACGGTCTGGGAATTCATGGCCACCGTCGATCCTACAGCGGATCACCGCATGCTCTCTGGAGCAAACGGCAACACGACCAGCATCGGCCAGGGACTGACCAGCGCGGCGGGCGTGCTCATGATCGGCACCCTGACCTTCACCTCGGGGCAGCTCTCCGGCATGTCCGCCTATACGCTCAAGAGTAACGGCGGCGCATACGGCGGCGTCAAGGACCTGGATAACTGGACCCTGGCGGACTTTTCCACCAGCGGCTACCCGGTCATGACCGCCAACTTCCTGGGCAAGTCCAACGCCAGCACGGCGGAGGCGGTCAACGCCTCGCCCATCCAGGTTGACTTCGGCCTGATCAACAAGGACCTGTCCAGTGATGGCTCCGGCGCCATCTCCAAGGGTTGGGACGCCGCTCTCGGCACTCTGCCCACCACCGCCGCTGCCTCTCAGTTGTCCTACATCAGTAACTCCGGCTGGCTGCCCAACTTCAAGTCGCCGTCCGTCAGCGCGCTGGCAACCCAGTCCTACGACACCGGCGGTTCTTCCACCCTGTTCCAGAGCCAGGACGGCTACTCCGCAGGCATCCTGCAGAACGTGTCCGTCAACCGCGACGGCATCCTGTCCGGCAACTATTCCAACGGCCAGGTGCTTGAACTCTATGCAATCACCCTTGCCACGTTCACCAACCAGCACGGGCTGCGCCGGGAAGGCGGCAACCTCTTCTCGCAGACCAACGAGTCGGGACCGGCATTGACCGGTCAGGCCGGGTCCGCGGGCAAGGGCACCATCGACGGCAACGCCCTGGAGATGTCCAACGTGGATATGGCAACGGAATTCGTGCGCATGATCACCACACAGCGCGGTTTCCAGGCCAACACCAAGGTCATCACGACAACGGACTCCATGCTCGGCGAAGTTATCGCCATGAAGCGTTAA
- a CDS encoding flagellar hook assembly protein FlgD, translating into MGYIDSTGSILGQQESRLAASNTPEHKTSLDQDDFLTILVAQLTHQDPLSPMEDTEMTSQLAEFSSLEQLTNINENVKSLGDTMTKDDMLTAVSFIGKEVKAEGYKISINDGNVSSIYYGMGETVSAIMMNIYDSEGAIVRTVELGSKEAGSYQYEWDGKNEAGESLPDGQYGIGILGTDADGKAVMIQTEVSGTVDAVVNESGTQYLRLKDGRFLSFENITEVVDPGSSEVVEAEETTEEQ; encoded by the coding sequence ATGGGTTACATTGACAGCACCGGAAGCATACTCGGCCAGCAGGAGTCGCGACTCGCGGCCTCCAACACGCCAGAGCACAAGACCAGCCTGGATCAGGACGATTTCCTGACTATTCTGGTGGCGCAACTTACCCACCAGGACCCCCTGAGCCCCATGGAAGACACGGAGATGACCTCCCAGTTGGCCGAGTTCTCCTCCCTGGAGCAGCTCACCAACATCAATGAGAACGTCAAGAGCCTGGGCGATACCATGACCAAGGACGACATGCTCACCGCGGTCAGCTTCATCGGCAAGGAGGTCAAGGCCGAGGGCTACAAGATTTCCATCAATGACGGCAACGTGTCCTCCATCTACTACGGTATGGGCGAGACGGTTTCGGCCATCATGATGAATATTTACGACTCCGAAGGGGCCATCGTGCGCACTGTGGAGTTGGGAAGCAAGGAAGCCGGTTCCTACCAGTACGAGTGGGACGGCAAGAACGAGGCCGGGGAATCGCTGCCGGACGGTCAATACGGCATCGGCATCCTCGGCACGGACGCGGACGGCAAGGCCGTCATGATCCAGACCGAAGTCTCGGGAACGGTCGATGCCGTGGTCAACGAGAGCGGGACCCAGTACCTGCGCCTCAAGGACGGTCGTTTCCTGAGTTTCGAGAACATCACGGAAGTCGTGGACCCCGGCAGCAGCGAGGTCGTCGAAGCCGAGGAAACCACGGAAGAACAGTAA
- a CDS encoding flagellar hook-length control protein FliK, which produces MQNIPGIAAEKVNEQIKTVSYSSVKKEDQQQLFSELFDQHSSRIENELALTPVTSDEKMLDVVSETIAEPASTSSSTASTSSVATHTEDNNSVHKSAEQSAKVKEQHGKDEKMTQEDLDEVRDDLKEYGFSEEEISEIEDKVNSEDGMTWGEFVSTLAHKMKEMRKVSLSDDQVAQLENFFAKFGFSSDESAKLIKQLENGNQKEVMAALQKKLDAMPDGKQLMLTKDEVEAFSAAMNFSKEFTSKIKEALGQNVLPKEIKEAFTLIRQELADMDEKDRNLVRSVSKAFVKAMGDESKETTAAKDIGEAVDLKPRVGEDAPREQPKEELKDAVDNRKDSLPANNARKTEQKAMPEQAQADMADQDASESDDTWNDFFGKLRDDSSQAAANKLGGKTENTESLLKAGLTDSISKNASKTMEKISAPKVMRQVENAVIKNMANGGKQLTLQLTPEDLGKLNILLQVNGKEVSASIRAENADAARLIADNIDMIRHSLESQGLKVDKLDVQTGLANNQSYNDWFGQNEHNLSREREAMVAMRKHMQQMRENGSALAQDMQSVGRQAMVADQGLHIIA; this is translated from the coding sequence ATGCAAAATATTCCCGGCATCGCAGCGGAAAAGGTGAACGAGCAGATCAAGACCGTGAGCTACTCATCGGTCAAGAAGGAGGATCAGCAGCAGCTGTTCTCCGAGCTGTTTGATCAGCATTCCTCCCGGATCGAGAACGAACTGGCTCTCACTCCGGTTACGTCCGACGAGAAGATGCTCGATGTTGTCAGCGAGACTATCGCCGAACCCGCAAGCACTTCCTCCTCCACCGCCTCGACATCCTCCGTGGCCACCCACACCGAGGACAATAATTCCGTCCACAAGAGCGCTGAGCAAAGCGCCAAGGTCAAGGAGCAGCACGGCAAGGACGAGAAGATGACCCAGGAGGACCTGGACGAGGTTCGGGACGATCTCAAGGAGTACGGCTTCTCCGAAGAGGAAATTTCCGAGATCGAGGACAAGGTTAACTCCGAGGACGGCATGACCTGGGGTGAGTTCGTCTCCACCCTCGCCCACAAGATGAAGGAGATGCGCAAGGTTTCCCTGAGCGACGATCAGGTGGCCCAGCTCGAAAACTTTTTCGCCAAGTTCGGCTTCTCCTCCGACGAGTCCGCCAAGCTGATCAAGCAACTTGAGAACGGCAACCAGAAGGAAGTCATGGCTGCCCTGCAGAAGAAGCTGGACGCCATGCCCGACGGCAAGCAGCTGATGCTGACCAAGGACGAGGTGGAAGCCTTTTCCGCGGCAATGAATTTTTCCAAGGAGTTCACCTCCAAGATCAAGGAGGCGCTCGGCCAGAACGTGCTGCCCAAGGAGATCAAGGAGGCTTTCACCCTGATCCGCCAGGAATTGGCCGACATGGATGAGAAGGACCGCAACCTGGTTCGCTCCGTGAGCAAGGCGTTTGTCAAGGCCATGGGTGACGAGAGCAAGGAGACCACGGCGGCCAAGGATATCGGCGAGGCCGTGGACCTCAAGCCCAGGGTGGGCGAGGACGCCCCCAGGGAACAGCCCAAGGAAGAGCTGAAGGATGCCGTGGATAACCGCAAGGACTCCCTGCCCGCCAATAACGCCCGCAAGACCGAGCAGAAGGCCATGCCCGAACAGGCTCAGGCCGACATGGCCGATCAGGATGCCTCGGAATCCGACGACACCTGGAACGACTTTTTCGGCAAGCTGAGGGATGATTCGTCGCAGGCGGCTGCCAACAAGCTGGGCGGCAAGACCGAGAACACCGAGTCCCTGCTCAAGGCCGGACTGACCGACTCGATTTCCAAGAACGCCTCCAAGACCATGGAAAAGATTTCCGCCCCCAAGGTCATGCGCCAGGTGGAAAATGCAGTCATCAAAAACATGGCCAACGGCGGCAAGCAGCTCACCCTGCAGCTGACCCCCGAGGACCTGGGCAAGCTGAACATCCTGCTTCAGGTCAACGGCAAGGAAGTCTCCGCCTCCATTCGGGCCGAGAACGCCGATGCGGCCAGGCTCATCGCCGACAATATCGACATGATTCGCCATTCCCTGGAGTCCCAGGGACTCAAGGTGGACAAGCTGGATGTCCAGACCGGGCTGGCCAACAATCAGAGCTATAACGACTGGTTCGGTCAGAACGAGCACAATCTGTCCCGCGAGCGGGAGGCAATGGTCGCCATGCGCAAGCACATGCAGCAGATGCGTGAAAACGGCTCGGCTCTGGCCCAGGACATGCAAAGTGTAGGCAGGCAGGCAATGGTTGCCGACCAAGGGTTACACATCATCGCGTAA
- a CDS encoding glycosyltransferase family 9 protein, with protein MSKKPILILQMQRMGDLILSYPLLLWLARRYPGHPLYVAAEENFYKPLMKLSPAATYFPWSGAGVLRGQRYELVINLSIRDRAARLAHELEADRVIGPVLAPDGSRFVHGDWQLYRTSLVGNNLYNRFHWADLNALDVVPHADMAATRFQPPRTMPADNAKVGVFVGASEEAKRPDAAFQADLLRELLNRGLRPVLFGGPAEKELGADIERRAGVPVLNLCGKLGLEEFGAVGQTLSLFITPDTGPMHLAAWTGLKCLNLSMGHVNPWETGPYPEGHYVLRSDLECARGCWHCSRSKLHCHEAFEPRRIAALAARLVAGAASAKLAGLRLPGLDLFVTGRRDGLYHLERVARTDPDEERLLARFWQAFFGSRFGLWGEDRPARAWADAARHAPQAADILLAHLPEMGRQFSHGLKTGSLRDGAFWSGSPTVIRPLTGFAQMALENGDHSRASWVRAMADLEALIACCR; from the coding sequence GTGTCCAAAAAGCCGATCCTGATTCTTCAGATGCAGCGCATGGGGGACCTCATCCTCTCCTATCCGCTCCTGCTCTGGCTCGCCCGGCGCTATCCCGGCCACCCGCTCTATGTGGCGGCAGAGGAGAACTTCTACAAACCGCTCATGAAGCTCTCCCCCGCGGCGACCTACTTCCCCTGGTCAGGGGCAGGCGTTCTTCGAGGGCAACGCTACGAACTGGTGATCAATCTCTCCATCCGGGACAGGGCGGCCCGCCTGGCGCACGAACTGGAGGCCGACCGCGTCATAGGCCCGGTCCTGGCCCCTGACGGTTCCCGCTTCGTGCATGGTGACTGGCAGCTCTACCGGACCTCGCTGGTGGGCAACAATCTCTACAACCGCTTCCACTGGGCCGATCTCAACGCCCTGGATGTAGTGCCCCATGCGGACATGGCCGCCACCCGGTTCCAGCCGCCGCGCACGATGCCCGCGGACAACGCCAAGGTGGGCGTGTTCGTCGGGGCTAGTGAGGAGGCCAAGCGCCCGGACGCGGCGTTTCAGGCCGATCTCCTGCGCGAGCTGTTGAACCGGGGATTGCGTCCCGTGCTCTTCGGCGGACCCGCCGAAAAGGAGCTGGGCGCGGATATCGAGCGGCGGGCCGGGGTGCCTGTGCTCAACCTCTGCGGCAAGCTCGGGCTGGAGGAGTTCGGGGCTGTGGGCCAGACCCTCTCCCTGTTCATCACCCCGGACACGGGGCCCATGCACCTGGCCGCCTGGACCGGGCTCAAGTGCCTGAATCTCTCCATGGGGCACGTCAATCCGTGGGAGACCGGTCCCTATCCGGAGGGACACTACGTCCTGCGGTCTGACCTGGAATGCGCCAGAGGATGCTGGCACTGCTCGCGTTCGAAATTGCATTGCCACGAGGCCTTCGAACCCCGCAGGATCGCCGCATTGGCCGCGCGGTTGGTGGCCGGGGCTGCGTCCGCCAAGCTGGCCGGGTTGCGGTTGCCGGGCTTGGACCTGTTTGTCACAGGCAGGCGGGACGGCCTTTACCACCTGGAGAGGGTGGCCCGGACCGATCCCGATGAGGAGCGTCTGCTCGCCCGGTTCTGGCAGGCGTTCTTCGGCTCGCGCTTCGGCCTCTGGGGAGAGGATCGCCCCGCGCGCGCCTGGGCCGATGCGGCCCGACATGCTCCGCAGGCCGCCGACATCCTGCTCGCCCACCTGCCGGAGATGGGTCGCCAGTTCAGCCACGGCCTCAAGACGGGAAGCCTCCGTGACGGCGCGTTCTGGTCTGGGAGCCCGACGGTCATTCGCCCCCTGACCGGATTTGCGCAGATGGCCCTGGAAAATGGGGACCATTCTCGCGCTTCCTGGGTCAGGGCCATGGCCGATCTTGAAGCCCTTATTGCCTGCTGCCGCTAG